One Saccharomyces eubayanus strain FM1318 chromosome VIII, whole genome shotgun sequence genomic window carries:
- the VPS21 gene encoding Rab family GTPase VPS21 codes for MNTSVTSIKLVLLGEAAVGKSSIVLRFVSNDFAENKEPTIGAAFLTQRVTINEHTVKFEIWDTAGQERFASLAPMYYRNAQAALVVYDVTKPQSFIKARHWVKELHEQASKDIIIALVGNKIDMLQEDGERKVAREEGEKLAEENGLLFFETSAKTGENVNNVFLGIGEKIPLKNAEEQNNANNERESNNQRVDLNAINNGASANSGCSC; via the coding sequence ATGAACACATCCGTCACTTCAATAAAGTTAGTACTATTGGGTGAAGCAGCAGTTGGTAAATCCTCAATAGTTTTAAGGTTTGTATCGAATGATTTCGCTGAAAACAAGGAGCCCACTATCGGTGCTGCATTCCTTACTCAAAGAGTCACTATAAATGAACATACCGTTAAGTTTGAGATATGGGATACAGCTGGGCAAGAGAGATTTGCATCGTTAGCACCCATGTACTATAGAAATGCACAGGCTGCTCTTGTAGTATACGACGTGACGAAACCACAATCTTTTATCAAGGCACGCCATTGGGTTAAGGAACTGCATGAACAAGCATCGAAGGACATCATTATCGCTTTGGTCGGTAACAAGATCGATATGTTACAAGAAGACGGAGAAAGGAAAGTTGCAAGAGAGGAAGGTGAAAAGTTggcagaagaaaatggcctactgttttttgaaacaagTGCAAAAACAGGAGAAAACGTTAACAACGTATTTTTGGGAATTGGTGAAAAGATACCATTGAAAAACgctgaagaacaaaataacGCTAATAATGAACGTGAATCGAATAATCAAAGAGTGGATTTGAATGCTATTAATAACGGTGCCAGTGCGAACAGTGGTTGCAGTTGCTAG
- the TCB1 gene encoding tricalbin, with the protein MSQKEDTGAVVPKKPETAQVANINGVDKLQPPKTKEETEASKSVSSEKASHAGDDSFKRSIHDASYVGWKQIGGWEEKDELTLDDELMDMSKETFLNNIIPDNLYGDWYHSVAIFFIGGVLSFALGHYKFSMGSAFFVIVITSLLYRTSTKKYRGSIRELVQKEFTVQKVENDYESLEWLNTFLDKYWPILEPSMSQLIVQQANEQMATNEAIPKFITELWIDQLTLGIKPPRIDLVKTFQNTASDVVVMDWGLSFTPHDLCDMSAKQVRNYVNELVVVKAKIFGVTIPISVSDIAFKAHARVKFKLMTPFPHVETVNVQLLKVPDFDFVASVMGRSIFNWEILAIPGLMTLIQKMAKKYVGPILLPPFSLQLNIPQILSGSNLSIGILEITVKNAKGLRRTTSILNQSIDPYLSFEFNDVSIAKTRTVRDTLNPVWDETLYVLLNSFTDPLTISVFDKRDKLKDKVLGRIQFNLNSLHDKPTQRNLKAQFLRNSKPVGDLTFDLRFFPTLEEKKLPDGSVEELPDLNTGIAKIVVEEGSHFAEEDKKVTAYVEVYLNAKLVLTTGKASDTRTLKWNSNYEAVIADRRKTRYKFVVKDNNGEEIGSSIQTLNDLIDRSQVDKNLIPLKNQKGDIKISTYWKPVRLEIGSNSVAYTPPIGAIRVFIEKANDLRNLEKIGTIDPYCRVLVNGLSKGRTDFKNKTLNPVWNQVIYVAVTSPNQRITLQCMDVETINKDRSVGEFNVNVQDLFKKDENDKYEETVDEKTKVGRLVMHKKRPKGTITYSTSFYPALPVLTLEEIQDLDKVNKKKKVLESRKSVMDEKKMSKEEKAKFEQECNEVKELEDMYSNRQKLDLQELLQYNQGVLAITVLDGELPDSGLYVQSFFDDNGHARFVSPQIPSRIIKNGWTGDVIIKELDKSVTTFRVSKNKNFNKMEKCVCEVELPTLDLVKNCYYKPSILHLSGEGSAKLMLQISWFPIDTKQLPENDLITNSGDLTIISKSAENLIASDLNGYSDPYLKFYINNEEDHVYKTKVVKRSLNPKWNDEGTIQINNRLNDTLRIKVMDWDATSADDTIGTAEIPLKKIKAEGTTELDVPVEGLENAGDGGMLHLEFSFKPRYTISVSKREKKVGDIASKGLGTGLRAGTSVIGGGVGAIGKIKKGVFGGLGSITNHKKNHEKGEDETKF; encoded by the coding sequence ATGTCACAGAAGGAGGATACCGGGGCAGTAGTACCTAAAAAGCCTGAAACGGCGCAAGTGGCCAACATTAATGGTGTAGATAAGTTGCAACCTCCAAAGACAAAAGAGGAGACCGAAGCAAGCAAAAGTGTGTCATCTGAAAAGGCATCTCATGCCGGTGATGACAGCTTCAAAAGAAGCATCCACGATGCTTCCTATGTAGGATGGAAGCAGATCGGTGGCTGGGAGGAAAAAGACGAATTGACTTTGGATGATGAATTGATGGATATGAGTAAGGAAACATTCTTGAATAACATCATACCGGATAATCTCTATGGTGACTGGTATCATTCGGTGgcgattttctttatcggAGGTGTTCTATCGTTTGCATTGGGTCATTACAAATTCTCAATGGGCTCTGCCTTTTTCGTGATTGTAATCACTTCACTGCTGTATAGAACGTCCACTAAGAAATACAGAGGTTCCATAAGAGAGTTAGTTCAAAAGGAATTTACTGTGCAAAAAGTGGAGAACGATTATGAATCCTTGGAATGGTTGAATACTTTCTTGGATAAATACTGGCCCATCTTGGAGCCCTCCATGAGCCAACTTATCGTTCAACAAGCCAATGAACAAATGGCCACCAATGAGGCAATCCCTAAATTTATAACCGAACTTTGGATTGACCAATTGACTTTAGGCATTAAACCTCCAAGAATTGATCTGGTTAAAACTTTCCAAAATACTGCCTCCGACGTTGTTGTGATGGATTGGGGTCTCTCTTTTACGCCTCACGACTTGTGCGATATGAGCGCTAAACAGGTCAGAAACTATGTTAATGAATTAGTGGTTGTGAAGGCTAAAATCTTTGGTGTCACGATTCCTATTTCTGTGTCAGACATCGCTTTCAAAGCTCACGCCAGGGTTAAATTTAAATTAATGACGCCATTTCCACATGTTGAAACCGTTAATGTTCAGCTGCTGAAAGTGCCCGATTTCGATTTCGTTGCTTCCGTAATGGGCCGCTCTATCTTCAACTGGGAAATTTTAGCCATCCCAGGTCTAATGACATTAATACAAAAGATGGCCAAAAAATATGTGGGTCCAATTTTACTTCCgccattttctttgcaacTGAACATCCCACAAATACTATCTGGTTCTAACTTATCCATTGGTATTTTAGAAATTACCGTTAAAAATGCTAAAGGTTTGAGACGCACCACATCGATATTAAACCAGTCAATCGATCCTTACTTGTCATTTGAATTTAACGACGTATCTATTGCAAAAACAAGAACTGTGAGAGACACTTTGAATCCTGTTTGGGACGAAACTTTGTACGTTTTATTGAACTCGTTCACTGACCCCTTAACAATCAGTGTTTTCGATAAGCGTGATAAATTGAAGGATAAAGTCCTAGGCAGAATTCAATTTAACTTGAATTCTTTACATGACAAACCCACCCAGAGGAACCTAAAGGCTCAGTTTTTAAGAAATTCTAAACCTGTTGGTGATTTGACTTTTGATTTGAGATTCTTCCCaactttggaagaaaagaaactaccGGATGGATCAGTGGAGGAACTACCCGACTTGAATACTGGTATTGCTAAAATTGTAGTGGAAGAAGGTTCTCATTttgctgaagaagacaaaaaagtGACTGCTTACGTTGAAGTTTACTTGAATGCTAAGCTGGTGTTAACAACTGGTAAAGCCAGTGACACGCGTACTTTAAAATGGAATTCCAACTATGAAGCAGTTATCGCAGATCGTCGTAAAACAAGATACAAATTTGTTGTGAAGGATAACAACGGTGAAGAGATAGGATCTTCTATCCAAACTTTGAACGACTTAATCGATAGAAGCCAGGTCGATAAGAATTTGATTCCTctaaaaaaccaaaaggGTGATATTAAAATTTCTACGTACTGGAAACCTGTTAGGCTAGAGATTGGCTCCAATTCTGTCGCTTATACGCCACCAATCGGTGCCATCAGAGTCTTTATCGAAAAGGCAAATGATCTAAGAAATCTGGAAAAGATCGGTACCATCGATCCATACTGTAGAGTCTTAGTTAATGGGCTGTCTAAAGGTAGGACagatttcaagaataaaacTTTGAACCCAGTTTGGAATCAAGTCATATATGTTGCAGTCACTTCaccaaatcaaagaatcaCTCTTCAATGTATGGATGTGGAAACCATCAACAAAGATCGTTCCGTTGGTGAATTCAATGTTAACGTTCAAGACTTATTCAAGAAGGAcgaaaatgataaatatgaagaaaccgttgatgaaaaaactAAAGTTGGCCGTCTAGTGATGCATAAGAAAAGACCTAAAGGTACTATTACATACTCTACGTCTTTCTATCCTGCATTACCTGTTCTCACGTTAGAAGAAATCCAGGATTTGGACAAAgttaacaagaaaaagaaggtgtTAGAATCACGTAAGTCAGTCATggacgaaaaaaagatgtccaaagaggaaaaggcTAAGTTTGAGCAAGAATGCAATGAAGTGAAAGAACTAGAAGATATGTATAGTAATAGACAGAAATTGGATTTACAAGAGCTATTGCAATACAATCAAGGTGTCCTTGCTATCACTGTCCTTGATGGGGAACTGCCTGATTCTGGGTTATACGTTCAGTCATTTTTCGACGACAATGGTCACGCAAGATTTGTCAGTCCACAAATTCCATCCAGAATTATTAAGAATGGATGGACAGGTGACGTGATaatcaaagaattggaCAAATCTGTCACCACGTTTAGAGTctcaaagaacaagaatttcaaTAAGATGGAAAAATGTGTCTGTGAAGTGGAATTACCTACTCTGGACCTAGTTAAGAACTGTTATTACAAGCCATCAATCTTGCACCTTTCAGGTGAGGGCAGTGCTAAACTAATGCTTCAAATATCTTGGTTTCCTATTGACACCAAACAACTGCCAGAAAACGATTTGATTACGAATTCTGGTGATTTGACGATTATATCCAAGAGTGCCGAAAACTTGATAGCGTCCGATTTGAATGGTTACTCCGATCCATACTTGAAGTTCTACATCAATAATGAGGAAGATCACGTTTACAAGACCAAGGTTGTCAAAAGATCGTTGAATCCCAAGTGGAACGATGAAGGCACTATTCAAATTAACAACCGTTTGAATGACACATTAAGAATCAAAGTGATGGACTGGGATGCCACATCTGCAGACGATACTATCGGTACAGCAGAAATtccattgaagaagattaaGGCCGAAGGTACCACTGAATTAGATGTGCCAGTAGAAGGATTAGAAAATGCTGGTGATGGTGGTATGTTGCATTTGGAGTTTAGTTTCAAACCAAGGTACACGATCAGCGTGAgtaaaagagaaaagaaagtcgGGGATATAGCGTCCAAAGGACTGGGTACTGGGTTGCGAGCCGGTACTTCGGTGATAGGTGGCGGTGTTGGAGCCATTGGTAAGATCAAGAAGGGTGTGTTTGGTGGATTGGGCAGTATCACAAACCACAAGAAAAACCACGAAAAGGGTGAAGACGAAACCAAGTTCTAG
- the OST3 gene encoding dolichyl-diphosphooligosaccharide--protein glycotransferase OST3, producing MNWLFLVSLIFFCGVSSHSALAMSTGKLLKLANKSPKRIIPLKDSSFESILTPPHENAYIVALFTATAPEVGCSLCLELESEYDTIVASWFDDHPEGKSAHSNTSIFFTKVNLEDPAKTIPKAFQFFQLNNVPRLFVFQPNSPSISDYSIINLSTDAGAERMKQVIQGIKQLSQVNDFSLHLPMDWTPIVTSTIITFIVVLLLKKQSKLMISIFSSRLIWAALSTFFIICMISAHMFNQIRNTQLAGVGPKGEVMYFLPNEFQHQFAIETQVMVLIYGMLASLVVTLVTGIPFLRSHLYPNAKKAYFIDAALATFCALFIYIFFAALTTVFSIKSPAYPFPLLRLSAPFK from the coding sequence ATGAATTGGCTGTTTTTGGTCTCcttgattttcttctgtgGCGTGTCCTCACACTCTGCCCTGGCAATGTCCACCGGCAAACTGCTAAAGCTGGCAAACAAGTCTCCGAAAAGAATCATCCCTTTGAAGGACTCAAGCTTCGAAAGCATCCTGACGCCCCCCCACGAAAACGCGTACATAGTCGCCCTCTTCACCGCCACAGCGCCCGAGGTCGGCTGTTCCCTGTGTCTCGAATTGGAGTCTGAATACGACACCATCGTGGCATCGTGGTTCGATGACCATCCAGAAGGCAAATCCGCCCATTCCAACACATCCATCTTCTTTACCAAGGTCAATTTGGAGGACCCCGCCAAGACCATCCCAAAGGCtttccaattcttccaACTGAACAACGTCCCCAGACTGTTCGTCTTCCAGCCAAACTCCCCCTCCATCTCCGATTACAGCATCATCAATCTCTCCACTGACGCCGGGGCGGAAAGAATGAAGCAGGTCATCCAAGGTATCAAACAGCTTTCCCAGGTCAACGACTTCTCCTTGCACTTACCCATGGACTGGACCCCCATCGTCACCTCCACCATCATCACTTTCATTGTCGTTCTGCTCTTGAAAAAGCAGTCCAAACTGATGATCTCCATCTTCTCTTCCAGACTCATCTGGGCTGCCCTGTCcaccttcttcatcatctgcATGATCAGTGCCCACATGTTCAACCAGATCAGAAATACGCAGCTGGCAGGCGTCGGCCCAAAGGGCGAAGTAATGTACTTCTTGCCCAATGAGTTCCAACACCAATTCGCCATTGAGACTCAAGTCATGGTTCTCATCTACGGTATGTTGGCCTCATTGGTCGTTACCTTGGTCACGGGCATTCCATTCTTGCGCTCTCATCTGTATCCAAACGCGAAGAAAGCATACTTCATTGACGCTGCCTTGGCCACCTTTTGTGCCTTATTCATTTACATCTTCTTTGCTGCTTTGACCACTGTCTTCTCGATAAAGAGTCCAGCATACCCTTTCCCACTATTAAGGCTATCCGCTCCATTCAAATAG
- the YVC1 gene encoding Yvc1p — MVSSNNGLNLPISNEQCLPENTGSLGFEAPTPRQILRVTLNLKYLVDEIVPIVYNPAEIVCDHSEILSPKVIKLAYNACGGNPDDKANKRKYQSVIIFSLLKVCEWYSKLSTMEVHNAKLYEIRNLAAQQLCKLLIEQEETRDLQFLFMQLLLRRYVINENDEDQDPLNALELATDMHCTTVIGSSGFQRCLKWIWRGWIVQNGMDPTTFIKDDSLAEISIVSHFNPVRLKAPIYQNYLQMTFSFLFLGLYTLVVNGKDSERVQSFDLWETVFYIFNTGFILDELAKVYYIGYAHLSFWNLFNDATYLIITLAMGFRAMSVTPLNAKYTSEDWDKISYRVLSCAAPFVWSRLLLYLESQRFIGIMLVILKHMMKESIVFFFLLFLIMIGFTQGFLGLDSADGKRDITGPILGNLTITVLGLGSFDVFEEFAPPYAAILYYGYYFIVSVILLNILIALYSTAYQKVIDNADDEYMALMSQKTLRYIRAPDEDVYVSPLNLIELLMMPIFHVLPSKRAKDLSYTIMTIVYSPFLLFISIKETREARRIKYNRMKRLNDDANEYDTPWDLTDGYLDDDDGLFSDNQNSGMRATQLKNSRSLKLQRTAEQEDAHFKVPKKWYKNVKKCSPSFEEYENDDTDAEDDDDKSKDDVKELTEKVENLTAMITDLLQKLDLKDKKE; from the coding sequence ATGGTGTCATCCAATAACGGTTTGAATTTACCCATTTCAAATGAACAATGTTTGCCCGAAAATACTGGATCTCTTGGGTTTGAAGCCCCCACTCCGAGACAAATTTTAAGGGTCACATTGAACTTGAAGTATTTAGTTGACGAAATCGTACCTATTGTATATAATCCCGCTGAAATCGTTTGCGATCATTCTGAGATTTTGTCACCAAAGGTTATCAAATTGGCTTATAATGCATGCGGTGGAAACCCCGATGACAAGgccaacaaaagaaagtatcAGTCTGTCATCATTTTCTCGCTTTTAAAAGTTTGTGAATGGTACTCCAAACTGTCTACCATGGAAGTGCATAACGCTAAGCTTTATGAAATTAGGAATTTAGCTGCACAGCAATTATGTAAACTGCTAATTGAACAAGAGGAAACAAGAGATttgcaatttctttttatgcAGCTGTTATTGCGCCGGTACGTGATTAATGAGAATGACGAGGATCAAGACCCTTTGAATGCGTTGGAGTTGGCCACGGACATGCATTGTACTACAGTGATAGGGTCGAGTGGATTTCAACGTTGTTTAAAATGGATTTGGAGAGGTTGGATTGTCCAAAATGGAATGGATCCTACCACTTTTATTAAGGACGATTCATTGGCTGAGATTTCTATAGTTTCGCACTTCAACCCAGTAAGACTAAAGGCACCAATATATCAAAATTATCTGCAGATGactttttcgtttttgtttctggGGCTGTATACCTTGGTGGTAAATGGGAAGGACTCTGAAAGGGTGCAATCCTTTGATTTGTGGGAAACCgtgttttatattttcaacaCGGGTTTCATCTTGGATGAACTGGCTAAAGTTTATTATATTGGTTATGCTCACCTATCATTTTGGAACTTATTCAATGACGCCACATACCTGATTATCACCTTGGCAATGGGATTCCGTGCAATGAGTGTAACTCCCCTGAACGCCAAATACACTTCGGAAGATTGGGATAAAATTTCATATAGGGTACTCTCATGCGCAGCCCCATTCGTTTGGTCGAGATTGTTACTATACCTTGAATCACAAAGGTTTATCGGGATCATGTTGGTGATTCTAAAGCACATGATGAAAGAATCGATagtattcttcttccttctgTTCTTAATTATGATCGGATTCACTCAGGGTTTCTTAGGTTTGGACTCCGCTGATGGTAAAAGAGATATCACGGGCCCGATTTTAGGTAATTTGACTATTACCGTTTTGGGTCTTGGAAGCTTTGATGTTTTTGAGGAATTCGCTCCCCCATACGCGGCAATATTATACTATGGTTACTACTTCATCGTTTCGGTCATTCTTCTAAATATCTTGATTGCATTGTATTCTACTGCATACCAAAAGGTTATTGATAACGCTGATGACGAGTACATGGCTTTGATGTCACAAAAGACGTTGAGGTATATCAGGGCACCTGATGAAGACGTTTATGTCTCTCCTTTAAATTTGATTGAACTGCTTATGATGCCTATATTCCATGTCCTTCCATCAAAACGCGCTAAGGACTTAAGTTATACAATTATGACAATAGTGTATAGtccatttttgttgtttattTCCATAAAGGAAACTCGTGAGGCTAGAAGAATAAAGTATAATAGAATGAAAAGGCTAAACGATGATGCTAATGAATATGATACCCCATGGGATTTAACGGATGGTTATTtggacgatgatgacggtCTGTTCTCTGATAATCAAAATTCAGGTATGAGGGCTActcaattgaaaaattcacgTTCATTAAAATTGCAACGGACGGCAGAACAAGAGGATGCCCATTTCAAAGTCCCTAAAAAATGGTACAAAAACGTTAAAAAGTGCAGTCCTTCCTTCGAGGAGTATGAGAACGATGACACTGACGCagaagacgatgatgacaaaAGTAAAGATGACGTCAAAGAACTTACTGAAAAAGTGGAAAATCTCACAGCTATGATTACTGACttacttcaaaaattggatttaaaggataaaaaagaataa
- the PTC5 gene encoding type 2C protein phosphatase PTC5, whose translation MSPLTRTVAIRKTIKVLSKCQSGKEYTQKFLQRAYSTSHANSSYCSRTKIFVSSHYKALNIALLSGSLLLTYSYYSPKKILSLDTINGIKDYSTSTRGNTGMRTPNSKESQGPKDQQPQNDQSVPILNDAKIEAKLHDREESHFVNRGTGIFRYDVAQLPSNHPIEDDHVEQIITIPITGEDGKSSEKDLYFFGIFDGHGGPFTSEKLSKDLIRYVAYQLGQVYDQNKSIFHSDPNGLIDSAISKGFLKLDDDIVMESFRKLFQDPSNSNIANTLPAISGSCALLSLYNSTNSILKVAVTGDSRALICGLDSDGKWTVRSLSTDQTGDSLEEVQRIRNEHPGEPNVIRNGRVLGSLQPSRAFGDYRYKVKEVDGKPLSDLPEVAKLYFRKEPRDFKTPPYVTAEPAITSAKIGKDSKFMVMGSDGLFELLTNEEIASLVIRWMDKNMSLPTPFKAEPGKLPKVVDVSDDKEAQRPAFRYKDDKSSSNTEYLLEDKNVATHLIRNALSAGGRKEYVSALVSIPSPMSRRYRDDLTVTVAFFGDSGTPSNVSNATSIVMNPDATTKPKPRL comes from the coding sequence ATGTCCCCCCTAACAAGAACCGTAGCTATAAGGAAAACGATTAAGGTCTTATCTAAATGTCAATCTGGTAAAGAGTACACTCAAAAATTTCTCCAACGTGCGTACTCAACGTCGCATGCAAATAGCTCGTACTGCTCAAGGAccaaaatatttgtatCTTCCCATTACAAAGCCCTAAATATTGCTTTACTAAGCGGGTCCCTGCTTTTAACCTATTCTTACTATTCTCCTAAAAAGATTCTTTCTCTAGATACGATAAACGGAATCAAGGATTACTCCACAAGCACTCGTGGAAATACCGGTATGCGCACGCCTAATTCAAAGGAATCACAAGGACCAAAAGATCAACAACCCCAGAATGATCAATCCGTACCTATCTTGAACGATGCTAAAATAGAGGCTAAACTACACGATAGGGAGGAAAGCCATTTCGTTAACCGAGGTACAGGTATTTTCAGGTACGATGTGGCCCAGCTGCCCTCTAACCACCCAATAGAAGACGACCATGTAGAGCAAATCATCACTATTCCAATAACGGGTGAAGATGGGAAGTCCTCGGAAAAGGACCTATACTTTTTTGGGATCTTTGATGGCCATGGTGGCCCTTTTACTTCGGAAAAACTTTCGAAAGATTTGATCCGTTATGTAGCTTACCAATTGGGTCAAGTTTATGACCAAAACAAATCAATCTTCCACTCTGATCCTAATGGTTTGATTGACTCTGCAATTTCTAAGgggtttttgaaattagaTGACGATATCGTGATGGAATCATTTAGGAAGCTGTTCCAAGATCCAAGCAACTCGAATATCGCAAATACGCTACCCGCCATCTCAGGATCTTGCGCACTGTTGAGTTTGTACAACTCTACAAACTCTATTTTGAAAGTGGCCGTGACTGGGGACTCAAGAGCTTTAATTTGTGGTTTGGATAGCGACGGAAAATGGACCGTCAGATCCTTATCCACTGATCAGACCGGTGATAGTTTGGAAGAAGTgcaaagaattagaaatgAACACCCAGGTGAGCCTAATGTCATAAGAAACGGAAGAGTTTTGGGTTCGTTGCAACCCTCCAGAGCATTTGGAGACTACCGCTATAAGGTTAAAGAAGTCGATGGGAAACCCTTATCGGATTTGCCCGAAGTCGCTAAACTTTATTTTAGAAAGGAACCAAGAGACTTTAAGACGCCTCCATACGTGACTGCAGAACCAGCAATTACATCTGCTAAAATTGGTAAAGACTCCAAATTCATGGTGATGGGTTCTGATGGTTTATTCGAATTATTGactaatgaagaaattgcttcATTGGTTATCAGATGGATGGATAAGAATATGAGTTTGCCAACACCGTTTAAGGCAGAACCGGGGAAGCTACCGAAGGTCGTTGATGTGTCGGATGACAAAGAAGCTCAAAGACCGGCATTCAGATACAAGGATGATAAATCGAGTTCAAACACGGAGTATCTTTTGGAAGACAAAAACGTTGCTACTCATTTAATCAGGAATGCTTTAAGCGCTGgtggaagaaaagaatacgTCTCGGCACTAGTTAGCATTCCATCACCAATGAGTAGAAGATACAGAGATGACTTGACGGTTACAGTGGCGTTTTTCGGGGATTCTGGAACACCTTCTAACGTATCGAACGCCACTTCCATTGTGATGAACCCAGACGCAACGACAAAGCCAAAGCCTAGGTTATGA
- the TMA46 gene encoding translation machinery-associated protein TMA46 — protein sequence MPPKKGKQPQVAGKKKENVDKTFGMKNKNRSTKVQRYIKQVQTQSDPKKEEMKLLKLEEKKRKEAEEAERRALFNPIVDQRIRAGVDPKSMVCALFKLGNCNKGAKCKFSHDLNVGRRMEKKDLYQDTRSEKEEDTMDKWDEEKLRDVIMSKHGNLKTTTEKVCKYFIEAVEIGKYGWFWICPNGGDMCMYRHSLPEGFVLKTNEQKRLERESLEKQPKITLEEFIETERGKLDKSKLTPITVANFAEWKKNHIIAKINEEMKLTSKRKPSGRELILKMTAENRSFESDNTVDEAAQGSAWDLSEFTDALKKADHQDDSGIKDYGDGSNPTFDIKKASPATLA from the coding sequence ATGCCAccaaagaaaggaaaacagCCCCAAGTGGCtgggaagaagaaggaaaatgtCGACAAGACATTTGGTatgaagaacaagaaccGTTCCACCAAGGTCCAAAGATACATCAAGCAGGTGCAGACACAATCGGATCCGAAGAAGGAAGAGATGAAACTGTTGAAGCTGGAGGAGAAAAAACGTAAAGAAGCCGAAGAGGCTGAACGAAGAGCACTGTTCAACCCTATAGTTGACCAAAGAATTCGTGCGGGCGTGGACCCCAAGTCGATGGTCTGTGCCCTGTTCAAGCTAGGGAACTGTAACAAGGGTGCCAAGTGTAAATTCTCACACGATTTGAACGTAGGCAGAagaatggaaaagaaagatttatATCAAGATACGAGAAGTGAGAAGGAAGAGGATACCATGGATAAATGggatgaagaaaagttgaGAGATGTTATCATGTCGAAGCACGGCAACCTAAAGACCACCACGGAAAAGGTGTGCAAATACTTTATCGAGGCGGTGGAAATTGGCAAATACGGTTGGTTTTGGATTTGTCCCAACGGAGGTGACATGTGTATGTACAGACACTCTCTACCAGAAGGCTTTGTACTGAAGACCAACGAGCAAAAGAGGCTCGAGAGAGAGTCGTTGGAGAAACAACCAAAAATCACACTGGAGGAGTTCATCGAAACAGAAAGAGGCAAACTGGACAAGTCCAAGCTCACACCCATCACAGTCGCCAACTTCGCGGagtggaagaagaatcacATCATCGCCAAGATTAACGAGGAGATGAAGCTGACGAGCAAGAGGAAGCCCTCAGGTAGAGAGCTCATCCTGAAGATGACCGCCGAGAACAGGTCGTTCGAGTCAGATAACACCGTCGACGAAGCGGCACAGGGCTCCGCATGGGATCTGTCCGAATTCACAGACGCCTTAAAGAAGGCTGACCACCAGGACGACAGCGGTATCAAGGATTACGGTGACGGTAGCAACCCGACCTTCGACATCAAGAAGGCCAGCCCTGCCACCCTCGCATAA